The proteins below are encoded in one region of Tessaracoccus aquimaris:
- a CDS encoding ABC-F family ATP-binding cassette domain-containing protein has translation MLQVKDIEVRAGARLLLSPVSFQVIPGDRIGLVGRNGAGKTTLTRILSGESQPAAGTVNRTGQLGYLPQDPRSGDPEQIARDRILGARGLDQAIRRMRRTEETMASADGAERDEAMSAYTRAEAAFLAAGGYAAESEAARIASNLGLPDRVLGQPLKTLSGGQRRRIELARILFSDADTLLLDEPTNHLDADSIVWLRSYLQGFAGGLIIISHDTALLEAVVNKVFHLDANRSEMDVYSMDWKRYLLQRETDEKRRKRELVNAERKAAQLMAQADKMRAKATKAVAAQNMAKRAERLLAGVEGERAVDQVAKIRFPDPAPSGKTPVRGFELSKSYGSLEVFTAVDLAVDRGSKVVILGLNGAGKTTMLRVLYGIEEPTAGRVELGHGARVGYYAQEHETLDVDRSVLANMVSASPNLNDTDVRKVLGSFLFTGDDVDKPARVLSGGEKTRLSLAMLVVSAANVLLLDEPTNNLDPASRAEVLSALRTYAGAVVLVTHDPGAVEALHPDRVLVLPDGVEDLWSEDYADLIDLA, from the coding sequence GTGCTACAGGTCAAGGACATCGAGGTGCGGGCAGGCGCCCGCTTGCTGCTTTCGCCTGTCAGTTTTCAGGTGATCCCGGGCGACCGGATCGGCCTCGTCGGCCGCAACGGCGCAGGGAAGACGACCCTGACGCGGATCCTGTCCGGCGAGTCCCAGCCCGCCGCAGGCACCGTCAACCGCACCGGCCAACTCGGCTACCTGCCGCAGGACCCCCGCTCCGGTGACCCCGAACAGATCGCCCGCGACCGCATCCTCGGCGCCCGCGGCCTCGACCAGGCCATCCGCCGGATGCGGCGCACCGAGGAGACCATGGCCAGCGCCGACGGCGCCGAACGCGACGAGGCCATGTCGGCATACACCCGCGCCGAGGCCGCCTTCCTCGCCGCGGGAGGCTACGCGGCGGAGTCGGAGGCCGCGCGGATCGCGTCGAACCTCGGCCTGCCCGACCGGGTGCTCGGCCAGCCCCTCAAGACGCTCTCCGGTGGCCAGCGGCGCCGCATCGAACTGGCAAGGATCCTGTTCTCCGACGCCGACACGCTCCTGCTCGATGAGCCGACCAACCACCTCGACGCCGACTCCATCGTGTGGCTGCGCAGCTACCTGCAGGGCTTCGCGGGCGGGCTGATCATCATCTCCCACGACACGGCGCTGCTCGAGGCCGTCGTCAACAAGGTCTTCCACCTCGACGCGAACCGCTCCGAAATGGACGTCTACTCGATGGACTGGAAGCGGTACCTGCTGCAGCGCGAGACCGACGAGAAGCGCCGCAAGCGCGAACTGGTCAACGCGGAACGCAAGGCCGCCCAGTTGATGGCGCAGGCGGACAAGATGCGCGCGAAGGCCACGAAGGCCGTCGCGGCGCAGAACATGGCCAAACGGGCCGAGCGACTGCTCGCGGGCGTCGAGGGGGAGCGCGCCGTCGACCAGGTCGCCAAGATCCGCTTCCCCGACCCGGCACCCTCCGGCAAGACGCCCGTGCGGGGATTCGAGCTCAGCAAGTCCTACGGCTCGCTCGAGGTGTTCACCGCGGTCGATCTCGCGGTCGACCGAGGCTCGAAGGTCGTCATTCTCGGCCTGAACGGCGCGGGAAAGACCACCATGCTGCGCGTCCTCTACGGCATCGAGGAGCCGACTGCCGGCCGGGTCGAACTCGGCCACGGCGCGCGCGTCGGGTACTACGCGCAGGAACACGAGACCCTCGACGTCGACCGGTCCGTGCTCGCCAACATGGTCTCGGCCTCGCCCAACCTCAACGACACCGACGTGCGCAAGGTGCTCGGCTCGTTCCTGTTCACGGGCGATGACGTCGACAAGCCGGCCAGGGTGCTCTCCGGCGGCGAGAAGACGCGCCTTTCGCTTGCCATGCTCGTCGTCTCCGCCGCCAACGTGCTGCTGCTCGACGAGCCGACCAACAACCTCGACCCCGCGTCGCGGGCCGAGGTGCTCAGCGCGCTGCGCACCTATGCGGGCGCCGTCGTGCTCGTCACGCACGACCCGGGGGCCGTCGAGGCGCTGCATCCGGACCGGGTGCTTGTGCTGCCGGACGGCGTCGAGGACCTCTGGTCCGAGGACTACGCGGATCTGATCGACCTGGCTTGA
- a CDS encoding heavy metal translocating P-type ATPase, producing the protein MNARDALTASSGALLIAALAAHVTGASQVAAVLLSVSALLSLGPIARRALRALRVRAFSIDLLVTIAIVGALIIGEATEAAVVGFLFLFGAWLEARTLERTRRSLLALVALAPTRATIDRDGGRVAVDVEDVLPGERVIVTTGERIAVDGTVLTGDAWVDESTLTGEPSPVHRVAGERVRAATLLTSGYLEVEAELIGAETTYGRIIDLVEEAQESRTRRQRFLERFARYYTPGVLLASLLVFALTRDVEFALVFLVIACPGALVISVPVAAVAGLGAIARQGVLIKSGEALEALASADTLVVDKTGTLTLGRPAVTEVVAEPGVARGDVLESAAAVESASEHPLGAAIVAAARTRGLPLGRPEDIYVLTGAGISGRHEGRRIAVGTPDFVTEFGAPPGVAALTRADRLEEEGASVVFVADERRLLGLIAIADQPRAEAADAIRRLRAAGIERVVALSGDADGPTRRVAEALGVDEAHGRLLPADKAAAVADLQASGRTVVMLGDGVNDAPALARADVGVAMGVGGTDASVETADVVLLGDRLDQFAHARRVARATVRVMRQNTALALATVAVLLVGVLSRDIGLAGGMLVHEASVLLVIVNALRLTRMRGPAATEASRLPLVEEARR; encoded by the coding sequence ATGAACGCCCGCGACGCCTTGACGGCCTCCAGCGGCGCGCTGCTGATCGCCGCGCTGGCCGCGCACGTCACGGGGGCCTCGCAGGTCGCCGCCGTGCTGCTGAGCGTCTCTGCGCTGCTGAGCCTCGGGCCGATCGCGCGGCGCGCGCTGCGCGCCCTTCGGGTGCGGGCCTTCAGCATCGATCTGCTCGTCACGATCGCCATCGTCGGCGCGCTCATCATCGGCGAGGCCACCGAGGCAGCGGTCGTCGGGTTCCTGTTCCTGTTCGGGGCCTGGCTGGAGGCGCGCACCCTCGAACGCACCCGCCGCTCGCTGCTTGCCCTCGTCGCGCTCGCCCCCACCCGCGCGACGATCGATCGCGACGGCGGACGGGTCGCCGTCGACGTCGAGGATGTGCTCCCCGGCGAGCGGGTGATCGTCACCACGGGGGAGCGGATCGCGGTCGACGGGACCGTGCTGACCGGCGACGCATGGGTCGACGAGTCCACGCTCACCGGCGAGCCGAGCCCGGTGCACAGGGTCGCTGGGGAACGCGTCCGCGCGGCCACGCTCCTGACGTCGGGCTACCTGGAGGTCGAGGCCGAACTGATCGGCGCCGAAACCACCTACGGCAGGATCATCGACCTGGTAGAGGAGGCGCAGGAATCGCGCACCAGGCGGCAGCGGTTCCTCGAACGGTTCGCCAGGTACTACACCCCGGGCGTGCTGCTCGCCTCCCTGCTGGTGTTCGCGCTCACCCGGGACGTCGAGTTCGCCCTGGTGTTCCTGGTGATCGCCTGCCCCGGCGCGCTCGTCATCTCCGTGCCCGTCGCCGCCGTCGCGGGCCTCGGCGCCATCGCCAGGCAGGGGGTGCTGATCAAGTCGGGCGAGGCGCTCGAGGCGCTCGCCTCGGCCGACACCCTCGTCGTCGACAAGACCGGGACGCTGACGCTCGGTCGCCCCGCCGTCACCGAGGTCGTCGCGGAGCCAGGCGTCGCGCGCGGGGACGTGCTGGAGAGTGCGGCGGCCGTCGAGTCGGCGAGCGAACACCCCTTGGGCGCCGCCATCGTCGCGGCAGCCAGGACCCGCGGCCTCCCGCTCGGTCGCCCCGAGGACATCTACGTGCTCACGGGCGCAGGCATCTCGGGTCGCCATGAGGGCCGCCGGATCGCCGTCGGCACCCCGGACTTCGTCACCGAGTTCGGCGCCCCGCCAGGGGTCGCGGCGCTGACCCGCGCCGACCGCCTCGAGGAGGAGGGCGCCAGCGTGGTGTTCGTCGCTGACGAGCGCCGACTGCTCGGCCTGATCGCCATCGCCGACCAGCCCCGCGCCGAGGCCGCCGACGCGATCCGGCGGCTCCGGGCGGCCGGGATCGAGCGGGTGGTCGCCCTCAGCGGGGACGCGGACGGCCCGACGAGGCGGGTCGCCGAGGCGTTGGGCGTCGACGAGGCACACGGCAGGCTGCTCCCAGCAGACAAGGCCGCGGCCGTCGCCGACCTGCAGGCCTCAGGTCGCACCGTCGTGATGCTGGGCGACGGCGTCAACGACGCCCCGGCGCTCGCACGGGCCGACGTGGGTGTCGCGATGGGCGTCGGCGGCACGGACGCCTCCGTCGAGACGGCCGACGTCGTCCTCCTCGGCGACAGGCTCGATCAGTTCGCGCACGCGAGGCGGGTGGCCCGGGCGACCGTGCGCGTGATGCGGCAGAACACGGCGCTCGCGCTCGCCACGGTCGCCGTACTGCTGGTGGGGGTCCTGAGCCGCGACATCGGGTTGGCGGGTGGCATGCTGGTGCACGAGGCGAGCGTGCTGCTGGTGATCGTGAACGCGCTGCGCCTGACGAGAATGCGCGGGCCGGCCGCCACGGAGGCGTCGAGGCTCCCGCTGGTCGAGGAGGCGAGGCGATGA
- a CDS encoding phosphoglucomutase/phosphomannomutase family protein has product MARINFGTGGWRAIIGDEFIRANVRLLSAALAARMRDEGVADEGIVIGYDRRFLSDVAAQWAAEVFAGYGIPTKVIKVAQAPTPLIMWTVKDQNLPYGMAITASHNPALYNGIKVFTRGGKDADEDVTLDVERRMEALEGAPEADIASIAYPKAIATGAVEEINTFNGYIDSIISQINMEAIREAGLKVALDPMFGVSKTSLQTILMTARVDVEVINDRHDTLFGGRLPSPTSHTLQALSRYVVENKCDLGIATDGDADRIGIIDDLGNFLHPNQLLVILYYYLLKYKGWKGAVVRNVATTSLLDDVATMFGEESHEVPVGFKWISGKMLETDAIIGGESSGGLTVRGHISGKDGIYAAALLVEMIAVVGKPMSQIYKEIVGQFPPHYMAETDFSFDPERKPEILNTLMVEKRLPEFSEPVVRTSYEDGCKVYFEDGWIIARFSGTEPLLRIFCELPDRERAERCCDEFRAFLGL; this is encoded by the coding sequence GTGGCACGAATCAACTTTGGCACTGGCGGCTGGCGGGCAATCATCGGAGACGAGTTCATCAGGGCGAACGTGCGGCTGCTCAGCGCAGCCCTCGCGGCTCGGATGCGCGACGAGGGCGTCGCGGACGAGGGGATCGTGATCGGTTACGACCGCCGGTTCCTCTCGGACGTCGCGGCGCAGTGGGCGGCGGAGGTGTTCGCCGGGTACGGCATCCCGACAAAGGTGATCAAGGTCGCCCAGGCGCCGACCCCGCTGATCATGTGGACGGTCAAGGACCAGAACCTGCCGTACGGCATGGCCATCACCGCGTCCCACAACCCCGCGCTGTACAACGGCATCAAGGTGTTCACCCGCGGCGGCAAGGACGCCGACGAGGACGTGACGCTCGACGTCGAGCGCCGGATGGAGGCCCTCGAGGGCGCGCCGGAGGCCGACATCGCCTCGATCGCCTACCCCAAGGCCATCGCGACGGGTGCCGTCGAGGAGATCAACACCTTCAACGGCTACATCGACTCGATCATCTCCCAGATCAACATGGAGGCGATCCGCGAGGCGGGGCTCAAGGTCGCGCTCGACCCGATGTTTGGCGTGTCGAAGACCTCTCTCCAGACCATCCTGATGACCGCCCGCGTCGACGTGGAGGTCATCAACGACCGCCACGACACGCTCTTCGGCGGCAGGCTCCCGTCGCCGACCTCCCACACGCTGCAGGCGCTTTCGCGCTACGTGGTGGAGAACAAGTGCGACCTCGGCATCGCCACCGACGGTGACGCCGACCGGATCGGCATCATCGACGACCTGGGCAACTTCCTGCACCCCAACCAGTTGCTGGTGATCCTCTACTACTACCTGCTCAAGTACAAGGGTTGGAAGGGCGCGGTCGTGCGCAACGTCGCGACCACCTCGCTGCTTGACGACGTCGCCACGATGTTCGGCGAGGAGTCCCACGAGGTCCCCGTCGGATTCAAGTGGATCTCCGGCAAGATGCTCGAGACCGACGCCATCATCGGCGGCGAGAGCTCCGGCGGCCTCACGGTGCGCGGCCACATCTCCGGCAAGGACGGCATCTACGCCGCCGCGCTGCTCGTCGAGATGATCGCGGTCGTCGGCAAGCCCATGAGCCAGATCTACAAGGAGATCGTCGGCCAGTTCCCGCCGCACTACATGGCAGAGACGGACTTCTCATTCGACCCGGAGCGCAAGCCGGAGATCCTCAACACGCTGATGGTCGAGAAGCGGCTGCCCGAGTTCTCCGAGCCCGTCGTGCGCACCTCCTACGAGGACGGCTGCAAGGTCTACTTCGAGGACGGTTGGATCATCGCGCGCTTCTCGGGCACCGAGCCGCTGCTGCGCATCTTCTGCGAACTCCCCGACCGGGAGCGGGCCGAGCGCTGCTGCGACGAGTTCCGCGCATTCCTGGGCCTCTGA
- a CDS encoding cation transporter, translating into MSTVTLTTVPLTCPSCIATIERGLARRPGVDAVKVRFASNAVRVEYDPGKVTRDDLVADLDALGYPVRK; encoded by the coding sequence ATGTCCACCGTCACGCTCACCACCGTCCCCCTCACCTGCCCCAGTTGCATCGCAACCATCGAACGGGGCCTGGCGCGCCGTCCGGGCGTCGACGCCGTCAAGGTCCGCTTCGCCTCCAACGCCGTGCGCGTCGAGTACGACCCCGGCAAGGTGACCCGCGACGACCTCGTCGCCGACCTGGACGCGCTCGGGTACCCGGTGCGGAAATGA
- the lexA gene encoding transcriptional repressor LexA, protein MPDKTPRRGRPTNASLAAEFGSITPLPDGPEDLHGLTARQMAILQVIRESIEEVGYPPSIREVATRAGLASTSSVAYQLKVLEEKGFLRRDPNRPRAVVVQMPGESSEDLDPTQHFDSAPRSVAAPLLGRIAAGGPILAEQQVDDVFALPKQLVGDGEIFMLEVKGDSMIEAAICDGDWVVVRRQNDAINGDIVAALLDDEATVKTLRRRDGEVWLLPHNERYSPIDGTHAQIMGKVVAVMRKL, encoded by the coding sequence ATGCCCGACAAGACCCCACGCCGCGGACGGCCCACCAACGCCTCGCTCGCCGCCGAGTTCGGCAGCATCACCCCGCTGCCGGACGGCCCGGAGGACCTGCACGGCCTCACCGCGCGCCAGATGGCGATCCTCCAGGTGATCCGCGAGTCGATCGAGGAGGTCGGTTATCCACCGAGCATCCGCGAGGTCGCCACGCGCGCCGGCCTGGCGTCGACGTCGTCGGTCGCCTACCAACTCAAGGTGCTGGAGGAGAAGGGGTTCCTGCGCCGCGATCCGAACCGGCCCCGCGCCGTCGTAGTCCAGATGCCGGGCGAAAGCTCCGAGGACCTCGACCCGACGCAGCACTTCGACTCGGCGCCCCGCTCCGTCGCGGCTCCCCTGCTTGGCCGCATCGCGGCGGGCGGGCCGATCCTTGCGGAGCAGCAGGTCGACGACGTGTTCGCGCTTCCGAAGCAGTTGGTCGGCGATGGCGAGATCTTCATGCTCGAGGTCAAGGGCGACTCGATGATCGAGGCGGCGATCTGCGACGGCGACTGGGTCGTGGTGCGCAGGCAGAACGACGCCATCAACGGCGACATCGTGGCGGCCCTCCTTGACGACGAGGCCACCGTCAAGACGCTGCGCCGCAGGGACGGCGAGGTGTGGCTGCTGCCGCACAACGAGCGGTACTCCCCCATCGACGGCACCCACGCGCAGATCATGGGCAAGGTCGTCGCGGTGATGCGCAAGCTCTGA
- the nrdR gene encoding transcriptional regulator NrdR yields the protein MHCPFCRHGDTKVSDSRATEDGSAIRRRRACPMCERKFTTVEQIVLTVVKRSGVVEAFSRDKVIRGVSKACKGRPVTPAQLASLAQRVEESLRASGFAEIPSEKIGVAILGPLEELDAVAYLRFASVYKNYDSVDDFQREIDTLRLSVSQQPPQGSQVLVGALSQEPLIS from the coding sequence ATGCACTGCCCGTTCTGCAGGCACGGCGACACCAAGGTGTCGGATTCGCGTGCCACAGAGGATGGTTCGGCCATCCGGCGCAGGCGTGCATGCCCGATGTGTGAGCGCAAGTTCACCACCGTCGAGCAGATCGTGCTGACCGTCGTGAAGCGCTCCGGGGTCGTCGAGGCGTTCAGCAGGGACAAGGTCATCCGTGGGGTGTCGAAGGCCTGCAAGGGTCGTCCCGTGACACCCGCGCAGTTGGCATCGCTCGCCCAGCGGGTCGAGGAGTCGCTGCGTGCCTCAGGGTTCGCGGAGATCCCGTCCGAGAAGATCGGGGTCGCCATCCTTGGGCCGCTCGAGGAGTTGGACGCCGTCGCGTACCTGCGCTTCGCAAGCGTCTACAAGAACTACGACTCGGTCGACGACTTCCAGAGAGAGATCGACACGCTGCGACTCAGCGTGTCGCAGCAACCGCCGCAGGGCAGTCAGGTCCTCGTCGGCGCGCTCAGCCAGGAACCGCTGATCAGTTGA
- a CDS encoding Crp/Fnr family transcriptional regulator, whose amino-acid sequence MTHRGSCVGRVPIFAGLTAAQQGEVARLARPLRLDRGEVAQRPGERAGTLLVVHSGALRVSRVAPGGQEQVLRVLHPGDFVGEIGFVTGDADDRLAVSVEPAEVCSFRHRDLEDLVNRFPDIGLRMLRAVTRRLSAAEASLAAVSGVDAGARVAGYLLELPARWSDGRPAVTFPVPKRDVASLLGLSPETLSRRLGALSRAGLIRVDKATVELHDPEALARIAETQ is encoded by the coding sequence ATGACCCATCGGGGCTCCTGCGTCGGCCGGGTGCCGATCTTCGCGGGGCTGACCGCCGCCCAACAGGGCGAGGTCGCCCGGCTTGCGAGGCCGTTGCGGCTCGACAGGGGCGAGGTGGCCCAACGCCCCGGCGAGCGCGCCGGCACCTTGCTGGTGGTGCACTCCGGCGCACTTCGCGTGTCGAGGGTTGCGCCGGGCGGGCAGGAGCAGGTCCTGCGGGTTCTGCACCCCGGCGACTTCGTCGGGGAGATCGGCTTCGTCACCGGAGACGCGGACGACCGGCTCGCCGTCAGCGTCGAGCCGGCAGAGGTGTGCAGTTTCCGACACCGGGATCTGGAGGACCTGGTGAACCGGTTCCCCGACATCGGGCTGCGGATGCTGCGGGCCGTCACGCGGCGACTGTCAGCGGCGGAGGCGTCGCTCGCGGCGGTGAGCGGGGTCGACGCCGGCGCGCGGGTCGCGGGCTACCTGCTGGAACTGCCCGCCCGGTGGAGCGACGGTCGCCCCGCCGTCACCTTCCCGGTGCCGAAGCGCGACGTCGCCTCGCTGCTCGGACTGAGCCCGGAGACGCTCAGCAGGCGTCTGGGTGCCCTCAGCAGGGCAGGCCTGATCCGCGTCGACAAGGCAACCGTCGAACTGCACGACCCGGAAGCTTTGGCGAGGATCGCCGAGACACAGTGA
- a CDS encoding response regulator transcription factor — MEPTIRVLLAEDDPLAQEAVAAYLARTPDLELVGVAGDGIAAVDLARSVRPDVAVVDIHLPGIDGIEVTRRLTAPPLSVKVLCFTALGDDQMMVRAIEAGADGFLLKSDSVGLILHGIRSAANGEALVSPKLVTALLTSRANRAEPPGTLSETDRRLLMLIGQGRSNAEIAEEMFLATTTVKTYVSRLLRRLAVRNRAALAARAHEWGLVPRR, encoded by the coding sequence ATGGAGCCGACGATCCGCGTTCTTCTCGCCGAAGACGACCCCCTGGCTCAGGAGGCGGTTGCGGCCTACCTTGCCCGCACCCCCGACCTGGAACTGGTCGGCGTGGCTGGAGACGGGATCGCCGCCGTCGACCTGGCCCGCTCGGTGCGACCCGACGTCGCCGTGGTCGACATCCACCTTCCGGGGATCGACGGCATCGAGGTGACGCGGCGCCTCACGGCCCCTCCATTGAGCGTCAAGGTGTTGTGCTTCACCGCGCTCGGCGACGATCAGATGATGGTGCGAGCCATCGAGGCGGGCGCCGACGGCTTCCTGCTGAAGTCCGACAGCGTCGGCCTGATCCTGCACGGCATCCGCAGCGCGGCTAACGGGGAGGCGTTGGTCTCCCCGAAGCTGGTGACGGCGCTGTTGACGTCGCGCGCGAACCGCGCGGAGCCGCCAGGAACGCTCTCCGAGACCGATCGGCGACTGCTGATGCTGATCGGGCAGGGGCGCAGCAATGCCGAGATCGCCGAGGAGATGTTCCTGGCGACCACCACCGTCAAGACCTACGTCAGCCGGCTGCTGAGGCGCCTGGCCGTGAGGAACAGGGCGGCGCTTGCCGCCCGGGCCCACGAATGGGGCCTCGTGCCGCGAAGGTGA